From Granulicella sp. WH15, the proteins below share one genomic window:
- a CDS encoding glycine--tRNA ligase subunit alpha, protein MVSKAGKKALTFQELLFTLQRFWAERGCVLQQPYDVEVGAGTMSPDTFLRVLGPKPVRIAYAQPSRRPADGRYGENPNRLFRHTQFQVILKPPPVRIQEMYLESLEAIGIDLKEHDIKFEEDNWEWPVGGAWGVGWQVMLDGLEITQFTYFQQCGGMDLDPISGEITYGLERIAGFLQDVDSIYDIVWAVEPDTGREVTYGEMRLAEEEQFSAFGFDYADVSSLWKHFELYEAECLGLLERAKGFEEMDALTLKRFPTLGAYELALKCSQLFNLLDARGAISVTERVGVMARIRALIVGVAKVYAAQGALVSPAPMELVG, encoded by the coding sequence ATGGTCTCCAAGGCAGGAAAGAAGGCGCTCACTTTTCAGGAACTGTTGTTTACCCTGCAGCGGTTCTGGGCCGAGCGCGGATGTGTTTTGCAGCAGCCGTATGACGTCGAGGTCGGGGCCGGCACCATGTCGCCGGACACGTTCCTGCGCGTGCTCGGGCCGAAGCCGGTCCGCATCGCCTATGCGCAGCCCTCGCGCCGCCCGGCCGACGGGCGCTATGGCGAGAACCCCAACCGGCTCTTCCGCCACACCCAGTTTCAGGTCATCCTGAAGCCGCCACCGGTGCGTATCCAGGAGATGTACCTCGAGTCGCTCGAGGCCATCGGGATCGACCTCAAAGAGCACGACATCAAGTTCGAAGAGGACAATTGGGAGTGGCCCGTTGGCGGCGCCTGGGGCGTCGGCTGGCAGGTGATGCTCGACGGACTCGAGATCACGCAGTTCACCTACTTCCAGCAGTGCGGCGGCATGGACCTCGACCCGATCTCGGGCGAGATTACCTACGGCCTCGAGCGCATCGCGGGCTTCTTGCAGGATGTGGACTCGATCTACGACATCGTGTGGGCCGTCGAGCCGGACACTGGCCGTGAGGTGACCTACGGCGAGATGCGTCTGGCCGAGGAGGAGCAGTTCTCCGCCTTCGGGTTCGACTACGCCGATGTCAGCTCGCTGTGGAAGCACTTTGAGCTGTACGAGGCCGAGTGCCTGGGGTTGCTCGAACGGGCCAAGGGGTTCGAGGAGATGGACGCGCTGACGTTGAAGCGCTTCCCCACGCTGGGCGCGTATGAGCTGGCGCTCAAGTGCTCGCAGCTCTTCAACCTGCTCGATGCGCGCGGCGCGATCTCGGTGACCGAGCGCGTGGGCGTGATGGCGCGGATTCGGGCGCTGATCGTTGGAGTGGCGAAGGTCTACGCGGCGCAGGGTGCGCTGGTAAGCCCGGCTCCGATGGAGCTGGTCGGCTAA
- the recO gene encoding DNA repair protein RecO, translating into MIQHTGEAIVLRSWPFHEADLLVSLFTREQGRVKGVARHAMRSRRRFGGALEPMTYVRAHYVEKPKQELMRLDSFEILSSPLTGAIDYYRTAGLQLVAEVIEEALPEQAAEDAVFRLALAVLEEIRVGSVALPVTYFCLWMIRLMGWMPELGHCSLCGLDLRGGTVFYSPTSDGVTCADDRRNGAVGLSAGAVDDARRIFRGTVKELATESWPRVGELRRFAVAMLERHLERRLVCARAL; encoded by the coding sequence ATGATTCAGCACACCGGCGAGGCGATCGTACTGCGGAGTTGGCCCTTCCACGAGGCCGACCTGCTGGTGAGCCTGTTTACGCGCGAGCAGGGGCGGGTGAAGGGCGTGGCGCGCCATGCCATGCGCAGCCGCAGGCGCTTTGGTGGGGCGCTCGAGCCTATGACGTACGTCCGCGCCCACTACGTCGAAAAGCCGAAGCAGGAGCTGATGCGGCTGGACTCCTTCGAGATTCTGAGTTCGCCGCTGACGGGAGCCATCGACTACTACCGCACGGCTGGCTTGCAACTGGTGGCCGAGGTGATCGAGGAGGCTCTGCCCGAGCAGGCCGCCGAGGATGCCGTCTTCCGGCTCGCTCTGGCGGTTCTGGAGGAGATTCGTGTTGGCTCGGTGGCGTTGCCGGTAACCTACTTCTGCCTGTGGATGATCCGGCTGATGGGCTGGATGCCGGAGCTGGGCCACTGTAGTCTCTGCGGGCTGGACCTGCGCGGCGGCACGGTCTTTTACTCGCCCACGAGCGACGGGGTGACCTGCGCGGACGACCGCCGCAACGGAGCGGTGGGGCTTTCGGCCGGGGCGGTGGACGACGCGCGCAGGATCTTTCGCGGCACGGTGAAGGAGCTGGCTACTGAGAGCTGGCCGCGTGTGGGGGAGCTGCGACGCTTCGCCGTGGCCATGCTGGAGCGACATCTGGAGCGACGTCTGGTGTGTGCTCGGGCGCTGTAA
- a CDS encoding ferredoxin family protein: MAYVIAEPCIGTKDTACVDACPVDCIHPKKDEGAHGDADQLFIDPVECIDCGACVPVCPVSAIYAADDLPEKWAAFQEKNAAHFGR, encoded by the coding sequence ATGGCTTATGTGATTGCGGAACCCTGCATCGGGACCAAGGATACGGCTTGCGTGGATGCCTGCCCGGTGGACTGCATCCACCCCAAGAAGGATGAGGGTGCCCACGGCGATGCGGACCAGTTGTTCATCGATCCGGTCGAGTGCATCGACTGTGGCGCGTGCGTGCCGGTTTGCCCGGTTTCGGCAATCTATGCCGCTGACGATCTGCCCGAGAAGTGGGCTGCCTTCCAGGAGAAGAACGCGGCGCACTTCGGCCGTTAG
- a CDS encoding inositol monophosphatase family protein, with translation MGSDLEAPGGQVENFEYAGVAAEIAREAGALLRGFYEKGVETEYKGDVDLVTVADRTSEKLIMERLAAAFPGHGIYGEEGTRERLDGEFRWYVDPLDGTTNFAHGFPAFCVVLGLEQRPAGTKPDEDGEMAAGVIYDPLRDEMFQAERGKGAWLNGRRIAVSKTRMLQEALTATGFPSKKRHESPNIHFYQEITLRSHGVRRAGSAALDLAYVACGRLDGYWEFGLNPWDTSAGYLLVEEAGGTITHFDGGKFTLDSREILATNGLIHEELKELFADMFAGRSMSAIPSAAEFKARREAAK, from the coding sequence ATGGGAAGTGATTTAGAAGCACCAGGGGGACAAGTGGAGAACTTCGAGTACGCAGGGGTGGCGGCGGAGATCGCGCGCGAGGCTGGGGCGCTGTTGCGCGGGTTCTACGAGAAGGGCGTCGAGACCGAGTATAAGGGCGATGTCGATCTGGTGACGGTGGCCGACCGTACCAGCGAGAAGCTCATCATGGAGCGGCTGGCGGCGGCGTTTCCGGGGCACGGCATCTACGGCGAAGAGGGCACTCGCGAGCGGCTCGACGGAGAGTTTCGCTGGTACGTGGACCCGCTGGACGGCACGACGAACTTTGCCCACGGTTTCCCGGCCTTCTGCGTGGTGCTGGGGCTGGAGCAGCGGCCCGCCGGTACGAAGCCGGATGAGGACGGCGAGATGGCCGCGGGGGTCATCTACGATCCTCTGCGGGACGAGATGTTCCAGGCCGAGCGGGGCAAGGGCGCGTGGCTGAACGGCCGCCGCATCGCCGTCTCGAAGACGAGGATGCTGCAAGAGGCGCTGACGGCCACCGGGTTCCCCTCGAAGAAGCGGCACGAGAGCCCGAATATCCACTTCTACCAGGAGATCACGCTACGCTCGCACGGTGTGCGCCGGGCAGGATCGGCCGCACTGGACCTGGCCTACGTAGCCTGTGGGCGGCTAGACGGATACTGGGAGTTCGGGCTGAACCCGTGGGACACCTCGGCCGGATACCTGCTGGTGGAAGAGGCAGGGGGCACGATCACGCACTTCGATGGAGGCAAGTTCACGCTGGACAGCCGCGAGATCCTGGCGACGAACGGGCTGATCCACGAGGAGCTGAAGGAGTTGTTCGCGGATATGTTCGCGGGCCGCTCGATGAGCGCGATTCCGAGCGCCGCGGAGTTCAAGGCGAGGCGCGAAGCCGCGAAATAG
- a CDS encoding VWA domain-containing protein: MRVFAIAGMMLAAGIAWGQAPIERRAPSQQPNQDLPLQTLHVETRLVNVALNVADATGAPVGGLGKDDFEIFEDGKPQKIAIFERESTSPLSVVLALDGSESILRNEHLEKEAAKKFVKALLRDQDEMDVMTFSDTVREVVSFTNDKSRIEAGLGSIEHGDATALYNAVYLASQRLAETSAANNRRRVLVLVTDGGDTVKGVRYTQALEQAQRAGVLVYSLIIVPIEADAGRNTGGEHALMQFGMDTGGKYYYVNDAKDLAPALAKVSDDLRTQYVLGYYAPQRGRDTSFRSISIRMKDPGLAAKYGLRYRTGYYANGK, encoded by the coding sequence GTGAGGGTTTTCGCGATTGCGGGGATGATGTTGGCGGCTGGGATCGCTTGGGGGCAGGCTCCGATTGAGCGGCGAGCGCCTAGCCAGCAGCCGAACCAGGACCTGCCGCTCCAGACGCTGCACGTGGAGACGCGGCTGGTAAACGTGGCGTTGAACGTGGCTGACGCGACGGGCGCTCCGGTGGGTGGACTGGGCAAGGACGACTTCGAGATCTTCGAAGACGGCAAGCCGCAGAAGATCGCAATCTTCGAGCGGGAGTCCACGTCGCCGCTCTCTGTGGTGCTGGCGCTCGACGGCAGCGAGAGCATCCTGCGCAACGAGCATCTGGAGAAGGAGGCCGCGAAGAAGTTCGTCAAGGCTCTGCTGCGCGATCAGGACGAGATGGACGTGATGACTTTCTCGGACACAGTGCGCGAGGTGGTCTCGTTTACCAACGACAAGAGCCGCATCGAGGCCGGGCTGGGGTCGATCGAGCACGGTGACGCCACGGCCCTGTATAACGCGGTGTATCTGGCCTCGCAGCGGCTGGCCGAGACCTCTGCGGCGAACAACCGGCGGCGGGTGCTGGTGCTGGTCACCGACGGCGGCGACACCGTGAAGGGTGTGCGCTACACGCAGGCGCTCGAGCAGGCGCAGCGGGCGGGGGTGCTGGTTTACTCGCTGATTATCGTGCCCATCGAGGCGGACGCGGGCCGCAATACGGGCGGCGAGCACGCGCTGATGCAGTTCGGCATGGACACCGGCGGCAAGTACTACTACGTGAACGATGCCAAGGATCTGGCGCCCGCGCTGGCCAAGGTCTCCGACGATCTGAGGACGCAGTACGTGCTGGGCTACTACGCGCCGCAGCGGGGCCGAGACACGTCGTTTCGCAGCATCTCGATCCGGATGAAGGACCCCGGACTGGCCGCCAAGTACGGCTTGCGATATCGAACCGGATACTATGCGAATGGGAAGTGA
- a CDS encoding molybdenum cofactor biosynthesis protein MoaE, producing MRVEILDTVLPTTAVMDEIKAGADGAVCVFDGIVRDNTRGRKTLYLDYEAYREMALAQMQQLATEAVERFGVRDVAMLHRLGRLKIGESSVLIVVASAHRGVAFDACRWLIDTLKKQVPIWKKETFEDGAVWADGEPFPEALVAGVEE from the coding sequence ATGCGCGTTGAGATTCTGGATACCGTGCTGCCCACGACCGCGGTAATGGACGAGATCAAGGCCGGAGCCGATGGCGCGGTGTGCGTCTTTGACGGCATCGTGCGCGACAACACGCGCGGGCGGAAGACGCTGTACCTGGACTACGAGGCTTACCGCGAGATGGCGCTGGCGCAGATGCAACAGCTTGCGACGGAGGCGGTGGAGCGGTTCGGAGTGCGCGATGTGGCGATGCTGCATCGGCTAGGGCGGCTGAAGATTGGTGAGTCGAGCGTGCTGATTGTGGTGGCGTCGGCGCATCGGGGCGTGGCGTTTGACGCCTGCCGCTGGCTGATCGATACGCTGAAGAAGCAGGTGCCAATCTGGAAGAAAGAGACGTTTGAGGATGGCGCTGTTTGGGCGGATGGCGAGCCGTTCCCCGAGGCGCTGGTGGCTGGGGTAGAGGAGTGA
- a CDS encoding MoaD/ThiS family protein, translating to MLYFGVLKEFFGGAGETVELAEGADVAALLSLLRSRSSNETKLWTALAVAVNREYAGQATVLRDGDEVALLPPVSGGLECNAR from the coding sequence GTGCTTTATTTCGGGGTGTTGAAGGAGTTCTTCGGCGGCGCGGGGGAGACGGTCGAGCTGGCCGAGGGGGCCGATGTAGCGGCCCTGCTGAGCCTTTTGCGCAGCCGGTCGTCTAACGAGACGAAGCTGTGGACCGCGCTGGCCGTGGCCGTCAACCGCGAGTACGCCGGGCAGGCGACGGTGTTGCGCGACGGCGACGAGGTGGCTCTGCTGCCACCGGTGAGCGGGGGATTGGAGTGCAATGCGCGTTGA
- a CDS encoding phospholipase D-like domain-containing protein has product MAKKTTSKARSSKKTLTVKAYRGDNKTLLAFDLADAANATNLAGFTIACQPPGKPSYYLFNELQFETPGDHAQVATEPPNSSVNAPIHKFRWVHFPGYNHQGTQPATGLYTYTVTPRYFDENQSMQPMDPTLSVSVKSVVDFFQKGSLSLGFTRGYMQSEAFVHHFGLKATIKPKDGPLLFKTNQVAGTDAEGNTHTFAEEYAWMGSSAQVKIFDLLNEVLADKTLQLDMFAYDLDEPDLMTILLALAKQARIRIILDDASLHTNKAGTTPEDQFTALFTKALPKSADPAQAGIVRGKFSRYSHDKVLIVSKNGTPIKVLTGSTNFSVTGLYVNANHVLLYDDATVAAKYEEVFALSWTSKTSTKQFEASPLSSATPFVFKSKTVPETHITFSPHSTSDEETVLNNLTARIEQEAAKKSGGSVLFAVMQLVGGGPVYTTLNNIHTQQNIFSYGISDDASGTTLYAPDSTTGVLVTGKPGKTELPPPFDQVPIPPGHEIHDKFVVCGFNGDAPVIYCGSSNLAAGGEQENGDNLLAVYDADVATAFAIEALALVDHYSFLDRYATPKTSKKKSATTALVQKQPRSKQQAAVQAKMFLSTDDGWTKSYYDPNDLHCMERELFA; this is encoded by the coding sequence ATGGCTAAGAAGACCACCAGCAAGGCCCGTTCGAGCAAGAAGACCCTCACCGTCAAGGCCTATCGCGGCGACAACAAGACGCTGCTCGCCTTCGATCTCGCCGACGCGGCCAACGCCACCAATCTGGCCGGATTCACCATCGCCTGCCAGCCGCCGGGCAAGCCCAGCTACTACCTCTTCAACGAGCTACAGTTCGAGACTCCCGGCGACCACGCCCAGGTCGCCACCGAGCCGCCCAACTCCAGCGTCAACGCTCCTATCCACAAGTTCCGCTGGGTCCACTTTCCCGGCTACAACCACCAGGGCACCCAGCCCGCGACGGGCCTGTACACCTACACCGTCACGCCGCGCTACTTCGACGAAAACCAGTCCATGCAGCCGATGGACCCCACGCTCAGCGTCAGCGTCAAGTCCGTGGTGGACTTCTTCCAGAAGGGCAGCCTCAGCCTCGGCTTCACCCGCGGCTACATGCAGTCCGAGGCCTTCGTCCACCACTTCGGCCTCAAGGCCACCATCAAGCCCAAGGACGGCCCATTGCTCTTCAAGACCAACCAGGTGGCTGGGACCGACGCCGAGGGCAACACCCATACCTTCGCCGAGGAGTACGCCTGGATGGGCTCGTCCGCACAGGTCAAGATCTTCGACCTGCTCAACGAAGTGCTCGCCGACAAGACCCTGCAGCTGGATATGTTTGCTTACGACCTCGACGAGCCGGACCTGATGACGATCCTGCTCGCACTGGCCAAACAGGCTCGCATCCGCATCATCCTCGACGATGCCTCGCTGCACACCAACAAGGCAGGCACCACGCCCGAGGACCAGTTCACCGCGCTCTTCACGAAGGCTCTGCCGAAGTCTGCCGACCCCGCGCAGGCAGGCATCGTGCGCGGCAAGTTCAGCCGCTACTCGCACGATAAGGTCCTGATCGTCTCGAAGAATGGCACGCCAATCAAGGTGCTCACCGGCTCCACCAACTTCTCGGTCACCGGCCTCTACGTCAACGCCAACCACGTACTGCTCTACGACGACGCCACCGTCGCCGCCAAGTACGAAGAGGTCTTTGCGCTGAGCTGGACGAGCAAGACCTCCACCAAGCAGTTCGAGGCCTCGCCGCTCTCCTCGGCTACGCCCTTCGTCTTCAAGTCCAAAACTGTGCCCGAGACCCACATCACCTTCTCGCCCCACAGCACGTCCGATGAGGAGACGGTTCTAAACAACCTCACCGCCCGGATCGAGCAGGAGGCAGCAAAGAAGTCCGGCGGCAGCGTGCTCTTCGCGGTGATGCAGCTTGTCGGCGGCGGGCCGGTCTACACGACGCTCAACAACATCCACACGCAGCAGAACATCTTCAGCTACGGCATCTCGGACGACGCCTCCGGCACCACGCTGTACGCACCCGACAGCACGACGGGCGTGCTCGTCACCGGCAAGCCCGGCAAGACGGAGCTGCCTCCGCCCTTCGACCAGGTGCCCATTCCGCCGGGGCACGAGATCCACGACAAGTTCGTCGTCTGCGGCTTCAACGGCGATGCCCCGGTCATCTACTGCGGCTCGTCGAACCTGGCCGCCGGAGGAGAGCAGGAAAACGGCGACAACCTGCTGGCCGTCTACGACGCCGACGTCGCCACAGCCTTTGCCATCGAGGCGCTGGCGCTGGTGGACCACTACAGCTTTCTCGATCGCTATGCGACTCCCAAGACGTCCAAGAAAAAGTCGGCTACAACGGCCCTCGTGCAGAAGCAGCCGCGATCCAAACAGCAAGCGGCGGTGCAGGCAAAGATGTTTCTCTCGACGGACGACGGATGGACGAAGTCGTACTACGACCCCAACGACCTGCACTGCATGGAGCGAGAACTTTTCGCGTAG